AAATTGAGGTAGACAACTCCTTCTCAGGCCTAGAAACCGTGAAGTACAACGGCGAGATTGTCTCTGAGAAGAAATCACTTCTAGGCGAAGTCCACAGTTTTACCCAGGAAGAAAACGGGGAGCCGGTGCAGTATGAGGTACGCATCGGGATTAAAAATCTGGGTCGCATCAGCGTGGCCATTTACCGCAACAACAAGGTCATTTTGCTCAGCTAGCCCATCTCTGATTGGTTTACCTTTGGAAGCACTTCTAACCATGACTGCCCCAGCAAGACGCCCTTGCCCCTATATAACTTTGTATAAAATATAACTATCTCACATTTCATACATGTATAAAATATACCGTTTACTGGCAGGCAGACTTTGCTTTTTACTTCCCTTGGCCTGCCTTGGGCTTTTCACGGGATGTGCAGAAAACCTGGAACCAGAACCTGACAAACCCACAACGCTACTTCTTAAAACTGCCCGCATCGGTAATGAACCAACCAGAGAGTACGTCTTCAATCGTGATGGGAAACTAACCAGAATCCTCACTCAGGGAGATACTACCTTACACCGCGTTGAGTACTTTTATGATGCCCAAGGCCGGTTTTCCATCCAAAAAGACAGTCCGTATACCATTGTAGGCGAATACAATGCCCAGAGCCAACTGGAGAAGCACGTGGTGGAAATGTCCATTGGCGGGGTTTCTGAGTTTCATTTTTACCAGCACACGTACAACACGCAAGGCCAGTTAATAGAAACCACCTACCACAGTGAGCAGGAGCCCGCGTATGTACAGTACCGGTTCAAGTACTTTTATGAGAAGGGCGTGAATACCCGCATTGAAAAGACGATGTACGCAGGAGACGATGCTTACATAGAAGACATTTACATTACCTATGACAGCAAAAAACAGCCCACGCCGCCCATGCCTTTGATGGGCGTGACCCCGCTTTTCAGGGAGACGCCACTGATTGAAGGCAACGCCGGCAACGTGCTGGATTATCTCATTGTCAATAGAAGCGACGGCTCCAAGAACCGAACCAGTTATAAAATCACTTATGTCTACAATGACCAGGGATATCCCATTGAAGCCCTGAAGGAAAGCGGATATTACACCGCCAAAACCACCTATACCTACACCTATCAATAAGGACAAAGCGTAGTTTACCAGTTTCAAAAGGGAAACCTGGTGGAGGTAAAGAAAGAGGCGCCGCCTCGTTTTTGGGCTGTTTTTGAGAAATCAGCCTAAAAACGAGACGGCGCCTCTTTTATAAGATTGAAGTTATTTTACTCTTTGGGCACTTCCATGTAGAAGGTAGCGCCCTGGCCTTCCTGGCTTTCAAACCAAACCCTGCCTTGGTGCAGCTCCACAATTTTCTGGATGATGGACATGCCCAGGCCAATGCTTTTCTCACCTTTTATGCCTTCGCGCCGAGACGAGGTGAACTTGTCAAAGAGCGCCGGTTGCAGGTTCTCCGGAATGCCAATGCCATTGTCTGCCACGGTGAACAGTACTTTAGACACTTGGTCTTCTATGGTGACCTTGATGGTTCCCTGGTCATGCGTGAACTTAATGGCGTTGGAAATGAGGTTGTTGAACGCCTGCATGAACTTCATCACGTCCAGGTACATGAACACGGGCTCCTGGGGCATCTCCAGCACAAAGTTCTTAGAAATGAGGCCGCCGCTCATCTCATTGTAGTTGTCAATCATGATCTGCGCGCGTTCACAGATGTCTACGCGCTCTTTGTGCAGCACAATCTCAGAAGACTCCAGAAACTCGTTGTCAATAAAGTCCCGGATCATGTCTGAACCCTTCTTGGCGTTTTCTTTAATATAATGCACCAGGTTGAGCACCACTGATTCTGAGTTTTTCAGCTCGGTCTCCAGCAGCTCAATCATGCCCTCAATGTTGTTGAACGGCGCGGCCAGGTCATGGGAGAGAATCTCCAGGGTGGAGTTCTTCTTGGAGTTGAATTTGAGAATGTTAGCCTGGTATTCCTTGCGTTGCGAAATATCCTCGGCGAAACCGGTGACCAGAGCGCCCTCCTTGCTTTCATACAGCTGGCAGCACAGGCAGATCCATTTCTCCTGCTGGTGCGGAATCTGAATCCTGAACTCAATGCCCTCTTGCTCCTTCTCTGTTAACAGCTTGGCATACTGGTCATATAAAAAAGGGCGGTCGTCTTCGTGCAGGTAGCCCAGCAGCTGGGCGGCATCTGCCAGGGCAATCTCCTCTGAGAGGCCAAACAGGTGCGAAAAAGCTCTGTTCAGGTATTTGAACCGGTTAGTTGTGAGGTCATACACAAAATAAGCCTGTCCAAAGGTTTCAGCCACCCGCTCTACCAGCGGCGCATGCTGAAAGGTTACTTCACTTTCCATGGTTGCATTTTAAAAAGGTAGCGTCTCTGGCTGGTTCACAGCATAGAAACATCTAAGTATAGGCGTTTTACTATTTTTACGAGGATCGTGTTGCTTCTGGAGCTATATCATTTTATCCTTTTCTTCTTCATAATTTTGTACCTTTGGGCACACCCCTAGTTGTATGCCCCTACAAAACAGCCTCCTTCCCCATCCGTTAGAAATTGGAGAGATTCTGGTCATTGATGATGACGCCTCCAGCCTGTACCTGATCAAGGATTTGTTGACCACCATGGGGCTGGGCGACAAGGTCACTACTACCAACAACGTTCCAGACGCCTTGCACATCCTGAGCCAGCGGGCGGGCACTGAGAAATTCCCTGAACTAGTACTGCTGGACATTAGAATGCCGGAGAGTGATGGCTTTGATTTTCTGGAGAAACTGGAAACCCTGCCGCTACAGGCCAACGCCGCCCCCAAAGTGGTGGTGCTGAGTTATTACGGCAACCGTGACTATCAAAACAGAGCCGCCGACCTGGGCGTAGCCGCTTACCTGCGCAAGCCTCTCACCCGCGAGAAGGTGCTGGACATCATCAACCTCAACTAGATTTCAGGTACTGCTTACCTGCGCCGGATTCATTTCTTTCTCCTCTGGGCCACCTCCGGGGGATGGAACGGGCTTTTATAGAGGCTCTGGGAGGTAGTACCGGCTGCAAGACGCGGTACGTTTGTCATTTCATTTTTGTGAACTTCTTCGTTTTTAGGCTATTTTCTGTAAAACAGCCTAAAAACGGTATTGTTGCATCTTTCTAGCGTATACGGCGTTAATTGCTCTCCTGTAACGTGGAAGTAGGATCTAGGTTAAAGTATTTTTCCAGGAGCTGCTCTAGCTGGCTTACCCGCAGGGGTTTGTTGAGGAACTCTCCAATGTGAAACTCCTGGGCCTGTTGCAAGTCTTTGGGGTTGGTGGAGGTGCTCAGCATGATGATGACCGGTTTCTGGCTTTCTTCCAGGGCAAGCATCTCATAATTGCGCAAGAACTCAAACCCATCCATGACCGGCATTTTCACGTCCAGCAGTATTAGTTGGGGACATGGCTTGGTAGAACCCGCCACGCATCTTTCTTGCAGGATGGAAAGGGCCTCGGCACCGTTCAAGGCTACCAGTACTTCTTCGGTACAGTCTACCCTGCTTATGATTTTCTTGGTGATGAAATTTGCCGAGTGATCATCATCTACCACCAATACACACTTAATCCGCTCCATGGTTTTCCTTTGAAGGGGAACAGGCCTGTTCTGCATTTGTTTTGAGCGGCCGCCCTTACCCGTAGGTCCCTTCTACTGGAAAACTAGCACAATGTTGCCTAAGAACTTTGCCTTTTTATGTTATGGCAGGTCAATTTTTCTGATTGATTACTTACTGAATCTCTGTTTTTCTTTGTACCAGTCCATCATCCTTGGTGGAAGTTGCCATGGGAGCATTGCCTCCTGAGCTTTCCCCCTCTACCCTGCCTGCTACAAACCAAAAAACCGTGGCACCCCACTTCTCTAAACAGGCATCTCTTTACCACATGGCCGCTCCATAGGTGATTCGCGTAAGAAGAATACACACCTGATCACGTGCAATT
The nucleotide sequence above comes from Nibribacter ruber. Encoded proteins:
- a CDS encoding PAS domain-containing sensor histidine kinase, with amino-acid sequence MESEVTFQHAPLVERVAETFGQAYFVYDLTTNRFKYLNRAFSHLFGLSEEIALADAAQLLGYLHEDDRPFLYDQYAKLLTEKEQEGIEFRIQIPHQQEKWICLCCQLYESKEGALVTGFAEDISQRKEYQANILKFNSKKNSTLEILSHDLAAPFNNIEGMIELLETELKNSESVVLNLVHYIKENAKKGSDMIRDFIDNEFLESSEIVLHKERVDICERAQIMIDNYNEMSGGLISKNFVLEMPQEPVFMYLDVMKFMQAFNNLISNAIKFTHDQGTIKVTIEDQVSKVLFTVADNGIGIPENLQPALFDKFTSSRREGIKGEKSIGLGMSIIQKIVELHQGRVWFESQEGQGATFYMEVPKE
- a CDS encoding response regulator, which encodes MPLQNSLLPHPLEIGEILVIDDDASSLYLIKDLLTTMGLGDKVTTTNNVPDALHILSQRAGTEKFPELVLLDIRMPESDGFDFLEKLETLPLQANAAPKVVVLSYYGNRDYQNRAADLGVAAYLRKPLTREKVLDIINLN
- a CDS encoding response regulator, with the protein product MERIKCVLVVDDDHSANFITKKIISRVDCTEEVLVALNGAEALSILQERCVAGSTKPCPQLILLDVKMPVMDGFEFLRNYEMLALEESQKPVIIMLSTSTNPKDLQQAQEFHIGEFLNKPLRVSQLEQLLEKYFNLDPTSTLQESN